In Mixta intestinalis, the following are encoded in one genomic region:
- a CDS encoding cation:proton antiporter: MDFLGWTVASGGLLLVMSLASSWIRRGPVTSFGLFLLIGILFGPWALDLVRLNVLTHPDITAHITEITMAASLFITGLKLRLPLKLSNWRIGTLLAFPAMLLTVLGMTAVVHFITGFSWPLSLAFAAIVAPTDPVLASLISVNHAGDDDALRVALSSEAGLNDGSALPLLMLALLLAQGNEPFSAGMFGHWVLKDVLWAFIVGTLIGYFLGRLIGILATRLRSAHSDTAPNDFLALALIALSYALAQYVEASGFLAAFAAGIGLRRAEVYVVRNHPPEQLPEDARMKPAELLVNPNQRHMQEDYGPAHSVGLVVGDALSFGDTVERLLAALMVVALGATLALHWNTTGLLLAAILFFVIRPLAVWITTIGTGTPARRRWLLGWLGIRGIGSINYIAYAWMHGMDGPQANAMADMALTLVAASVVIHGMTVTPLLTRRQNRLAARHEAERQRRKEAEKLKQD; encoded by the coding sequence ATGGATTTCCTTGGCTGGACCGTCGCCAGCGGCGGATTATTGCTGGTTATGTCGCTGGCGTCGAGCTGGATTCGTCGCGGCCCGGTGACCTCTTTTGGCCTGTTTTTACTGATTGGCATCCTGTTCGGCCCCTGGGCGTTGGATCTGGTCAGGCTTAATGTACTGACTCATCCCGACATTACCGCCCATATCACCGAAATTACCATGGCCGCCTCGCTGTTTATTACCGGGCTGAAGTTGCGTCTGCCGCTAAAGCTCAGCAACTGGCGTATCGGTACGCTGCTGGCGTTCCCCGCGATGCTGCTGACGGTGCTGGGAATGACGGCGGTGGTGCATTTTATTACCGGCTTCTCCTGGCCGCTGTCGCTGGCGTTTGCGGCGATCGTTGCGCCAACCGATCCGGTGCTGGCGAGCCTGATCTCGGTTAACCATGCGGGCGACGACGACGCGCTGCGCGTGGCGCTCTCCAGCGAAGCGGGACTGAACGATGGTTCGGCGCTGCCGCTGTTAATGCTGGCGCTGCTGCTGGCGCAGGGAAACGAACCTTTCTCCGCCGGGATGTTCGGGCACTGGGTCTTAAAAGATGTGCTGTGGGCCTTTATCGTCGGTACGCTGATTGGCTACTTTCTGGGACGGCTGATAGGCATCCTGGCAACCCGGCTGCGCAGCGCGCATAGCGATACGGCACCAAACGATTTCCTGGCGCTGGCCCTGATCGCGCTCAGCTATGCGCTGGCGCAGTATGTTGAGGCTTCCGGCTTCCTCGCCGCCTTCGCCGCCGGGATCGGGCTACGGCGCGCTGAAGTATACGTCGTGCGTAATCATCCACCGGAACAGCTGCCGGAAGATGCGCGCATGAAGCCTGCGGAGCTGCTGGTGAACCCCAACCAACGACATATGCAGGAAGATTACGGCCCGGCGCATTCGGTAGGGCTGGTAGTTGGCGATGCGCTGTCGTTTGGCGATACGGTGGAACGGCTGCTGGCGGCGTTGATGGTAGTGGCGCTGGGCGCAACCCTGGCGCTGCACTGGAACACTACCGGCCTGCTGTTGGCGGCAATACTGTTTTTCGTTATTCGCCCGCTGGCGGTCTGGATCACTACTATTGGCACCGGTACACCAGCACGGCGGCGCTGGCTGCTCGGCTGGCTGGGGATTCGCGGCATCGGCAGTATTAACTATATCGCCTATGCCTGGATGCACGGCATGGATGGGCCGCAGGCTAACGCCATGGCAGACATGGCGCTGACGCTGGTTGCCGCCAGCGTGGTGATTCACGGCATGACCGTGACGCCGCTGCTGACCCGACGCCAAAACCGGCTGGCAGCGCGACATGAAGCGGAGCGACAGCGGCGCAAAGAAGCAGAGAAACTTAAACAGGATTGA